The genomic window GGTTGAGCATCTGGAAGAAAATGAGAAAGCCAGGTAACAGACACGAAGGAGGATTGCATGGAGTTAAATAaagtacagtggagtccgggtacaacgaatctcaagggagatacattttagttcgttatatcagtaattcgctgtagagttttcaaccctaaatggccttaagacaagttttcccattcaccttcaaatgatcgtcccattgATCTTTCCTtcgagagtacaatctctgcatgttttcaacagcttcataatataatccatagaggtATAGTTCATGTACTTGcacattctgatcaatctccgatttcatggtgtccaccagttctggtgcatgtactgccctggccaagtttcctctcaagacatcaaagagaccgccccataggttaaactccccataggttaaactcggtcactgacccgggtgcaggaagtgtttcctcgcAGATCAGATCGTTGAAGCCTTGCGACTTTTTAGAGCACAGTCATAGCTTAGCAGCTGATTGGAATAGTGAAAACACAGCGGCGGtggctgttccgtgcacctcccgcagtttgttcagagttcgctcatcacgcgatgtgcacttgtgtttgtgtatttttgtgtatttttgtctttggagacaattattgacatcagttcgttgtagccttgtgacttttagagacaaaacggctctggggcgatgaaaacgtgtttgttataagaggggttcgttatgcaaatgagttcaaaaggttcgttgtagccggaaagtaacaagtacgaaatagaaggctgtctgccgggaaatcaatggcagttcgttaaaagcgggatttcgttatacccaggttcgttatagctggactccactgtagtgGGTGTAAGACTACTCACTAGAGATAAAGCATCTAGAACAAAATTCACAGGGCATTTTAGAGGCAAGAAGTAGGCTGGGTAACAGTGGGTTTAAACAGTGAAGACAAGGCATGTAGAAGAAGAGAAAGTGATGTTTGAGGTAGGATCGCTATGGGtgtagtgttgacacacagggtgtacaatgtgttgtgtgtgctaCCAGCTGCGCGTGGTGCGCGCCTTCAAGAGCacactggaggacctggaagACAAGAGGAGCGTTCACAGCTTCCACAGCTTCCACAGCCTGCGCTCCTCGCGCTCCCACCACGGCCCTCGCACCATCACAGAAGAGGCCAACGCCAATGCCAACTCCAACCAAACTCACAACCACGACCGCTTCCTGCGTACCACCCCGCCCCGCCTCACCTCCCCCAACTACACCTCTGTCCCTCCCAGCTTCCGAGTGAAGAGCCAGTCGTTTGAGAACGTGCCGCTGGTCAGCAAGCAGCCTTCGCCCATCATGGCCTCGTCCAATCCCGGCCACAAGGCCTCCCCGCCCAAAACGCTCAGCCACTCCGACATTGCCAGCCATCGCTCCGAGACTTCCATGTAAACACCTCACTACTCCCACCTGGACTTTTTGTCAAAGGGGACAACGAGGATGTCCCTGACCCTCACCAATGATCCTACCCGGCTGTTAAGAAAGAGGGCTGAATTAACTCGGCTTGAGACAATGTGGCAAGAAAGTCCACCCTGATGGCTGTGTTACACAGCCTTACAGAGGGTAACGTGTTTCTCCAGCGTTGAAACcagagagagggtgtgtctTTTTCACAAGATGACGGACAGGTCCTTACTCTCACTGGCTGGGAATCGTAAGCTTTCATTTGCTGAGAAAactgcatcagagcgacaaatGAACAGAAGAGTGCTAGGTGCATTTGAGAATGAGTGACAAACTGTTCACAGAGAGGAGATCTTCATTTCATTCTAGCAACATTCAGAGATCATGCTTTTCCTAATTGTAGGAAAATCAAAGTATATCATGCCTGCCTGACATggacaattttgtttttgagaattttttacATGTTTTGTCCCTGCGTGTTCCAAAAGCTTTTGATTGGAAGAGATTTTGTACTGAAAACATTTGTTCTCAAAGGTGAGAAAAGTATTGGAATTTTCAGGGCTTTACTTGGATATTCTattcaaaaatcaaaaaaccttTTGGGATCCGGCATAGTCTTGGAATTTCTTGTTGAAAACTGAGGTTCTCACCATCAAAGGGGAATCAAACTTTTCCCCGCGTAATCTTGAGCCAGGGCGGACATCAGCTGTCTGGCTTCATTTGTGGTGCAGGCGGATTAGAaattgacagttttgaagaagCCACAGTGAACttgtttttgtgatttttgATACTCGTTTACCACTATCCTCACTATTGAATACTTATGTGTAGAAAATCCTGTTGCATGTGATGTATGATTTAAGTTTAAAACTGCGGTTCATAGTTTTTATGCTTGTTGAATGGGATGTGTTTTACTGAGATTTGTTCCTTTGTGCAATTGCTTGATCAAATCATGTAGCCAAAATTAGATGTAGAcagtgtttgttttgctatGTACAGCGACATTTTTTGTATCCTACATAGTGAAAGAGACCATCCATGTCATAACTTAACCATATTTTTCacatgtgtgtatatcatgtaaatgaggtcgggtcaaactacagtctggcagggacctcagAATtaattttccactgctcatgatgaccAAATCACTGAAACAAACGTCATTCTTGAaactctttgttgttttctctgtacaaaaaaaaattgagaaCTTGCAGGTGACTCTATAATTCCTATTGTGGCATCTTTTTGCACTCTATTTCACTTTTGATGTCAGAGATTTCACTTTGGAAGATAGGTTCAAAAAGATGCGTATTCAAAATGGACACTCCGACTATGTCTGGAAGTTTGAGGTAGAAGGCACACAAGTATAGAATGTAGAATATACAGAATACATGTCCTACATGGCTTactgtgtgataccaggtttaCATTCGTTGCTCTTTCAAATATCGAATAGCTTGATTTCGCTTACATCTCAATATTTATAAAACCACTTGTGTAAACCTGGTATCACACTGCAAGTcctgtagtattctctatttcccAAGTACCTTTATGACAACAAATGGTTGaatatttgtaaaaatgtatttAAAAGAATGTATGTTCTGTGAGATTTGTGCCCATGATACTGAAGATGTGTGGATACATACAATTTTCTTGTTGGGTACCCTGAATTTTAAAGCATCACCCATTCgtattttttttagattgaATTGACAATATATTGTCAATACATGTAGTGACAAAAATGATGATTGTAATGATgatcaatatattatatgttGGCCAGTCTGTGATCAACCCGCCACGTTCCGCTTTCAATTGTGTTGAGGTTTATTTTCAGTGTCCCAGTCCCTGCTGTGATATTGTGcatctttttatttatttggaCACAAGCCTgtctgaagtgtgtgtgtgtggcatatGTAGTGCATTTAGTGTCACCACCTTGGAGATGTCTGGTCAGTAGGGTGTGGTGTACAGGGTACTGTGTTTATTTGAAGTAGGTGTGTTTCCATGTCAGAATGGTCTGTTGCTTCACGCTGTATATTATCACAGAGCGAGCCTGTGAGTTGTTTTTTGAGTTTCACacatgtctctgtgtgtatgaagACCTGTGCCCCTGGCCTGAAGTTTCACacatgtctctgtgtgtatgaagACCTGTGCCCCTGGCCTGAGAAAAGTGGTTTGTCTGCCTGCATTACTTTAAGGTGTGTTgaggttgttttttgttttttctttcagtttGGCATGATAAAAATTCACACTTGCAAATCTGGTAGTATATGTATGCATAGTAGTTTGGAAAAGACAGGAGGGTAGTATAGATGGAAAGGATTTGCCTGTGAAAGTTAAAAACACAGATATGAACAAGCACAGCAGTTGTGTATAGTATGTCGTGTGTGCACAATTGTtttcactctttttttttttaatttagaaGCCCGGAAGTAGAAGAGAGCGGCAGAATGTGTGCTTGTggatgcgtgcatgcgtacaaGTGCACATGCAAATGCATATATGTGAACACGTATGTTAGTTTTAAAGGATTAGGTGAAGGGGGGTTAGTGTGGTGGCAGCTCTTGTTTGCTGAGGTTCAGATTGCACTCATTTTACGTGGACAAGGAGATACCCCTTAGCTGAAGCTGGTAAGGCAAAGTTACAGTGTGAAAGGAACACAGTTGAGCAATTCGAATTGTCTGTGCCCCAACCTTTCAGTTTTGATGTGGTTTACCCTCGTTTATATCCCCAGTAGATCCCTGTATGTACACTAATGTGCAGAACTCCATAGAGATCACCCCTTGTGTGAGTGTATTGGATTTTCTTATCCCTGAACTTCATGTTTGCTTTTTCTCTACTTTTGGTATCCTGATTTGTTTTCCAGATGcaaatgatttttttatttctctGCTCTTTGTTCATTACCTCTATCATTGCCATTCTTTCCTTACCCAGGAAATAAGTTCTTGTGTTTGGAGTTGATTGTTTCCTTCCCATTCTCATTCATTCCATTGCGT from Littorina saxatilis isolate snail1 linkage group LG4, US_GU_Lsax_2.0, whole genome shotgun sequence includes these protein-coding regions:
- the LOC138964959 gene encoding uncharacterized protein, giving the protein MCCVCYQLRVVRAFKSTLEDLEDKRSVHSFHSFHSLRSSRSHHGPRTITEEANANANSNQTHNHDRFLRTTPPRLTSPNYTSVPPSFRVKSQSFENVPLVSKQPSPIMASSNPGHKASPPKTLSHSDIASHRSETSM